A portion of the Sphaerochaeta pleomorpha str. Grapes genome contains these proteins:
- a CDS encoding outer membrane lipoprotein-sorting protein → MSRIYKQAKTLILIGVILFFCLPVSLFALTADEIIQNMDTNELFSTSYAVGSIQTKDRFGLKTSTFKAWSQGKDNSLIEFTSVAEQGQKILRTSGSLYLFYPDAEQLIRMQGSALRQSLLGSDLSYEDMTEEKNTLKQYSASLDGTETFKGRPCYVITLTAKTRTVAYPIEKIWVDTETFLVWKGEYSTKDGRLLKEMETLNTMQVGEKVFASESRISDKMKKDSETIMKIDTLEVDIPLDKNLFSLENLTW, encoded by the coding sequence ATGTCTAGGATATACAAACAAGCAAAAACCCTTATACTGATTGGTGTCATCCTGTTTTTTTGTCTGCCTGTTTCACTTTTTGCCCTGACAGCAGATGAAATCATCCAGAATATGGATACAAACGAACTTTTCTCTACAAGCTATGCAGTCGGATCCATTCAAACCAAAGACCGGTTCGGGCTGAAAACCAGCACGTTCAAGGCTTGGTCCCAGGGAAAAGACAATTCCCTGATAGAATTTACCAGCGTTGCGGAACAAGGCCAGAAAATCTTGAGGACCAGCGGCAGTCTCTATCTGTTCTATCCCGATGCAGAACAATTGATCAGGATGCAAGGCTCAGCATTAAGGCAATCCTTGCTTGGTTCAGACCTCTCCTATGAGGATATGACTGAAGAAAAAAATACCCTGAAACAATACTCTGCTTCACTCGATGGCACAGAAACTTTCAAAGGAAGACCTTGTTACGTGATTACCCTTACTGCAAAAACGCGTACGGTAGCATATCCGATCGAAAAAATCTGGGTAGACACTGAGACCTTCCTTGTTTGGAAAGGTGAGTATTCCACCAAAGATGGCAGGTTGCTCAAGGAAATGGAGACCCTCAATACAATGCAGGTGGGGGAAAAAGTATTTGCCTCGGAATCGAGGATATCGGACAAGATGAAGAAAGACTCAGAGACTATCATGAAAATTGATACCCTTGAAGTAGACATTCCCTTGGACAAAAACCTTTTCTCTTTGGAGAATCTCACATGGTAA
- a CDS encoding ABC transporter permease: MKLTRIAYRNIARNIRRSILSGSAIAVSAMSIVLLFALIGGMEKDMANNLKTYYTGEIRIRNADFEKFERYNPLHLSVDLATVTPILKRNPSIVTYAPRINFPASMYLGENNHAVMGVGVDFSKEAEFIDFPSIIKEGKLPQPGKNEMLMGSALAKELKLSLGDKITLLSTTAVRGSNAITLQLVGIVSFPVAPLNASSLWAPLDRVQHFLRMDGTSQEIILRVSEGTNEKETAIQIKDEIASATGQELEVKAWKDLNTLYGMIELASIVYYFIGAFFLFLGSTVIINTTMMVIFERMREIGTLSALGMRGRELTRLFFLEGLFISIIGAGVGVILGMAITQYLGITGLNFTDAMSGIDMEISSILYPSLSIPKALLIYVYSVAISSAATFIPSRRASKIQPVEALRYV, encoded by the coding sequence ATGAAACTCACAAGAATTGCCTACAGGAATATAGCAAGGAATATTCGGCGCTCCATTCTCTCAGGCTCTGCCATAGCAGTCTCGGCTATGAGCATCGTACTGCTCTTCGCCTTGATCGGGGGAATGGAAAAAGATATGGCAAACAACCTTAAGACCTACTACACGGGAGAAATCAGGATACGCAATGCAGATTTTGAAAAATTTGAGCGATACAATCCCCTGCATCTGAGTGTTGATCTTGCCACCGTTACCCCTATTCTTAAGAGGAACCCCTCAATAGTAACCTATGCCCCACGGATTAATTTCCCTGCAAGCATGTATCTAGGGGAAAACAACCATGCAGTCATGGGAGTTGGCGTGGACTTCTCCAAAGAAGCCGAATTTATAGACTTTCCCTCCATTATAAAGGAAGGAAAGCTTCCACAACCCGGTAAAAATGAGATGCTGATGGGCTCAGCCTTGGCAAAGGAGCTGAAGCTCTCACTCGGGGACAAGATCACCCTGCTCTCGACAACGGCAGTAAGAGGCAGCAATGCCATTACCTTGCAACTGGTCGGAATTGTGTCATTTCCTGTCGCACCCTTGAACGCAAGCAGTCTCTGGGCTCCTCTCGACCGTGTCCAGCATTTCCTTAGGATGGACGGAACTTCCCAGGAAATCATCCTCAGGGTTTCTGAAGGTACCAACGAAAAGGAAACGGCTATCCAGATCAAGGATGAGATTGCATCTGCTACAGGTCAAGAGCTGGAGGTCAAAGCCTGGAAAGACTTGAACACTTTGTATGGAATGATAGAATTAGCCAGCATAGTTTACTATTTCATTGGCGCCTTTTTCCTGTTTTTGGGAAGCACGGTAATCATCAATACGACTATGATGGTCATATTCGAGAGGATGCGCGAAATCGGTACCCTTTCTGCGTTGGGTATGAGAGGGAGAGAACTTACCAGACTCTTTTTCCTGGAAGGCTTGTTTATCAGCATCATCGGGGCGGGAGTCGGGGTTATCCTCGGAATGGCCATTACACAGTACCTAGGGATCACTGGGCTGAATTTTACTGATGCAATGAGTGGTATCGATATGGAAATCTCTTCGATTCTCTATCCTTCGCTCAGCATTCCAAAAGCCCTGCTGATTTATGTCTATTCGGTTGCCATCTCTTCGGCTGCAACATTCATTCCTTCTCGCCGTGCTTCGAAAATTCAACCCGTGGAGGCTCTCAGATATGTCTAG
- a CDS encoding ABC transporter permease, with the protein MKFLFSLAMKNLTRYKRRTIITASAIALGLMMYIIVDSVLMGAEQESIRNLKWYETSSARIYQKDYWDERLQLPLDRSIQDTEKVLSLLQDNGWTGTPRTMFSADMILYSDDFGEDGNLPVLVTAIDPERDNAVFHYSDTLEDGRFLEKGEENGILLGSWLAEDIGAKVGYWVTLVTRGNGGFYEAMDMQVVGILNCPNPNVNRTLLMMDLDTASEHLAMDGSATEIDVFIPDDKNTDKEVLAIGKTLASISDDLQVYSWEDLAKDYLAIAEAKRGGSSTILFLVFIIAAVGISNTMLMAMYERTRELGMMRALGMPDRQIRWSFIIEAGGIGLIGSIIGVVLGILFNIYLVNVGINYGMLLRDIDIGYRIQNILRGTWSFKSIIVAFLSGIILSMLVALLPTRRALKMDIPSCLRHQ; encoded by the coding sequence ATGAAATTCCTGTTCTCACTTGCAATGAAAAATCTGACAAGGTACAAACGGAGAACCATCATCACAGCCAGCGCCATCGCCTTGGGACTGATGATGTATATCATCGTTGACTCCGTGTTGATGGGAGCAGAGCAGGAGTCGATACGGAATCTCAAGTGGTATGAAACCTCCTCAGCCAGGATTTACCAGAAAGACTACTGGGACGAACGCCTGCAGTTGCCTCTGGACAGATCCATTCAGGACACTGAGAAAGTACTCTCCCTTCTGCAAGACAATGGATGGACAGGAACACCTAGAACCATGTTTTCTGCCGATATGATACTCTATAGTGATGATTTCGGCGAAGATGGGAATCTTCCGGTCCTTGTTACGGCTATCGATCCGGAAAGAGACAATGCAGTCTTTCACTATTCTGACACCCTTGAAGATGGTAGGTTCCTTGAAAAAGGCGAAGAAAACGGAATTCTCTTGGGTTCTTGGCTTGCAGAGGACATCGGAGCCAAGGTGGGCTATTGGGTTACGCTCGTAACCAGGGGAAACGGAGGCTTCTACGAGGCAATGGATATGCAGGTTGTTGGGATTCTCAACTGCCCGAACCCAAATGTGAACAGGACACTGCTCATGATGGATCTTGACACCGCCTCCGAGCACCTGGCAATGGATGGCTCTGCCACAGAAATCGATGTGTTCATTCCCGATGACAAAAATACGGACAAAGAGGTTCTGGCTATAGGGAAAACCCTGGCTTCCATTTCCGACGATTTGCAAGTCTACAGCTGGGAAGACCTTGCCAAAGACTACCTTGCAATAGCAGAGGCTAAACGCGGTGGTTCTTCCACTATCCTGTTTTTGGTATTCATTATCGCAGCTGTGGGCATATCCAATACAATGCTCATGGCTATGTATGAGAGAACCCGTGAATTGGGGATGATGCGTGCCCTTGGCATGCCTGACAGGCAAATACGCTGGTCGTTTATCATCGAGGCGGGAGGCATCGGGCTCATAGGTTCGATCATAGGGGTAGTACTGGGTATCTTGTTCAATATCTATCTGGTCAATGTGGGAATAAACTACGGTATGTTGCTCAGGGATATCGATATCGGCTATAGGATCCAGAATATTCTTCGGGGTACCTGGAGTTTCAAATCCATCATCGTTGCATTTCTCTCGGGAATCATACTCTCCATGCTGGTAGCCCTGCTACCCACCAGAAGAGCCCTGAAAATGGATATTCCCTCATGCCTGAGACACCAATAG
- a CDS encoding ABC transporter ATP-binding protein, with protein MITVEKVSRNYKAGETIVKALKQVSLQVEDGEFLSIAGPSGSGKTTLLNLIGCIDAIDDGEIIINGQKVTTMGKDEKTAFRRNNLGFIFQTYNLIPVLSAYENVAFVLSILNTPEAEIRERTYAILKEVGLEGMEDRRPSRLSGGQQQRIAIARALVKHPQIILADEPTANLDSKTGEDILKLMKEMNKKYHTTFIFSTHDKMVMDYADRLVSLHDGKIISDERKHA; from the coding sequence ATGATTACTGTTGAAAAAGTATCCAGAAATTACAAAGCAGGAGAGACTATTGTAAAAGCATTGAAACAGGTCTCCCTACAGGTCGAGGATGGGGAATTCCTTTCGATTGCAGGTCCCTCGGGTTCCGGAAAAACAACGCTGCTCAACCTGATCGGTTGCATCGACGCAATCGACGACGGGGAAATAATCATTAACGGACAAAAGGTTACTACTATGGGAAAGGACGAGAAAACAGCCTTCAGGAGAAACAATCTCGGCTTCATCTTCCAGACCTACAACCTTATACCTGTCCTTTCCGCATATGAGAATGTTGCCTTTGTACTGTCCATTCTCAATACCCCGGAAGCAGAAATACGGGAAAGAACCTATGCAATTCTCAAAGAAGTCGGACTGGAAGGCATGGAAGATAGACGCCCTAGCCGGCTTTCAGGGGGCCAGCAGCAAAGGATTGCCATTGCTCGGGCTTTGGTAAAACATCCCCAGATTATCCTGGCAGATGAACCCACGGCAAACCTTGACTCGAAGACAGGGGAAGACATCCTCAAGCTCATGAAGGAAATGAATAAGAAGTACCATACGACCTTCATTTTCTCTACCCATGACAAGATGGTTATGGACTATGCAGACCGCCTTGTCTCGCTTCACGACGGAAAGATCATCAGCGATGAAAGGAAACATGCATGA
- a CDS encoding slipin family protein, with protein sequence MNLYHKKIDRIKNSQAFTLKTDFKFGAVSFLALAVFIALGVWLQFLVNPYVTIQAILQFAIGLLSASLVVALFPMWPTIIFMIVCLWLYTFGVLGLSLYPLALCSSLALILSASLQMVYQWDKVIVLRLGKFCKVHGSGLFFLVPIADKIAESIDMRIRATDFSAEKTLTKDTVPVHVDALAFWMIWDAKKAVLEVEDYTEAVILSAQTALRDSIGKHPLSALLSEREELGKEIQSALDAKINPWGVSILSVEITDIIIPKELEDAMSKQAQAEREKQSRIILGAAEVEIAKKFTEASAEYANDPVALQLRAMNMVYEGIRQNNSMMLMPASILDHMDLGSVLGTAALQKTQDSLSKQAEKTKE encoded by the coding sequence ATGAACCTGTACCATAAAAAAATCGACCGTATCAAGAATTCGCAGGCGTTTACCCTAAAAACAGATTTCAAATTTGGAGCTGTATCCTTTCTGGCTCTCGCAGTCTTTATCGCTTTGGGGGTTTGGCTGCAATTTCTTGTCAACCCGTATGTTACAATCCAAGCGATACTCCAATTTGCAATCGGATTGCTCTCTGCCTCTTTGGTAGTTGCGCTCTTTCCAATGTGGCCAACTATCATTTTTATGATTGTCTGCCTCTGGCTGTACACGTTCGGGGTACTTGGCCTTTCCCTCTACCCTCTGGCACTCTGCTCAAGTCTGGCTCTGATTCTCTCGGCCTCCCTACAGATGGTGTACCAATGGGACAAAGTAATCGTCCTTCGCTTGGGAAAATTCTGTAAGGTCCATGGGTCGGGGTTATTTTTCCTGGTACCGATTGCCGATAAGATCGCAGAGTCCATCGATATGCGTATCAGGGCTACCGACTTCAGTGCCGAGAAAACCCTTACCAAGGATACGGTCCCTGTTCATGTCGATGCCCTTGCCTTTTGGATGATCTGGGATGCAAAGAAAGCAGTTCTGGAGGTAGAGGACTACACCGAGGCGGTAATTCTCTCAGCCCAGACAGCTTTGCGTGATTCTATCGGGAAACACCCATTATCTGCTTTGCTTTCCGAGAGGGAAGAACTGGGCAAAGAAATCCAATCAGCCCTGGATGCAAAGATAAACCCATGGGGGGTTTCCATACTTTCTGTGGAAATCACCGATATCATCATTCCCAAGGAACTTGAAGATGCCATGAGCAAACAAGCCCAGGCAGAGAGAGAAAAGCAGTCAAGGATTATCCTGGGGGCGGCTGAGGTAGAGATTGCCAAAAAATTCACTGAAGCCTCTGCTGAATATGCAAATGACCCTGTAGCCTTGCAACTGAGAGCAATGAACATGGTGTATGAAGGTATCAGGCAAAACAATTCCATGATGTTGATGCCTGCCTCGATTCTCGACCACATGGATCTCGGGTCTGTTCTCGGAACTGCAGCACTGCAGAAAACACAAGACTCCCTCTCGAAACAAGCTGAAAAAACCAAGGAGTAA
- a CDS encoding GntR family transcriptional regulator, with protein sequence MKPAVVQKLEFSLDFKSGVPFYKQIIFQVEMAIADGRLQKGEQLPTVRSLAVDLSINPNTVARAYNEMEIRNIVITQQGSGTFISEREVSLDAIEREKILTQLTKAYITKTASYGFSLEEILKNIQEIGSDLQI encoded by the coding sequence GTGAAACCTGCAGTTGTACAAAAACTGGAATTCAGTCTCGATTTTAAAAGCGGAGTCCCTTTCTATAAGCAAATCATCTTTCAAGTAGAGATGGCAATTGCCGATGGAAGGTTGCAGAAAGGAGAACAACTCCCCACCGTAAGGAGCCTTGCCGTCGATCTGAGCATCAACCCCAATACGGTTGCAAGGGCCTACAATGAGATGGAAATCAGGAATATCGTGATAACCCAACAGGGTTCAGGGACTTTTATCAGTGAAAGGGAAGTCAGCCTGGATGCCATTGAAAGGGAAAAAATACTTACTCAGCTTACGAAAGCCTATATCACGAAAACTGCTTCCTATGGGTTTTCCCTTGAGGAAATTTTAAAAAATATCCAAGAAATTGGATCTGATTTACAGATATAA
- a CDS encoding ABC transporter permease, whose protein sequence is MKFLLILALKNLMRYKRRTFITAAAIALGLMSYVLVDSLFIGTKEESVRNLKWYETSSTRIYQQGYWAERLQLPLDKSIKNPGQVLSLLESKGWTSTARIMFSAEMILYSDDFGEDGNLPVQVTAIDPERDNRVFHFSDTLAEGRFLKKGEENGILIGSWFAQDIGAKVGYWVTLVTRGNGGFYETMDMQIVGILNCPNPNVNRTLLMMDFSTASQNLYMEGSATEIDVKLSDNANTDKEMQKIRTLLAPAYEQLELYSWKEMAKDYLAALAADQGSSNLILFLVFIIAAVGVSNTMLMAIQERIRELGTMRALGLSDRKIRALFLFEAGGIGLIGSVLGVLLGILGNFYLVHTGIDFSWVMRDIDIGYRIQSVLRGAWSIKSMGIAFLSGIVLSMLVALIPVRRALRMDIPSCLHHQ, encoded by the coding sequence ATGAAATTTCTCCTCATCCTTGCTTTGAAAAATCTAATGCGATACAAACGACGCACGTTCATCACTGCGGCGGCGATTGCGCTCGGTTTAATGTCCTATGTACTTGTAGACTCCTTGTTCATCGGGACAAAAGAGGAATCGGTACGCAACCTGAAGTGGTATGAGACTTCCTCGACAAGAATTTATCAGCAAGGATATTGGGCTGAGCGGCTCCAACTCCCCCTCGACAAGTCAATCAAAAACCCGGGACAAGTACTGTCCCTCCTTGAAAGCAAGGGTTGGACAAGTACAGCAAGAATCATGTTCTCTGCAGAGATGATACTCTACAGCGATGATTTTGGCGAAGATGGAAACCTCCCTGTTCAGGTAACGGCCATCGACCCAGAAAGAGACAATAGGGTCTTCCACTTTTCCGATACACTTGCCGAAGGAAGGTTTCTAAAAAAGGGAGAGGAAAACGGGATTTTGATAGGATCGTGGTTTGCCCAGGATATCGGGGCGAAGGTCGGTTATTGGGTAACCTTGGTGACAAGGGGAAACGGCGGATTCTATGAAACCATGGACATGCAAATCGTGGGTATTCTCAACTGCCCCAACCCTAATGTGAACCGTACACTGCTTATGATGGACTTTTCCACGGCTTCCCAGAATCTGTACATGGAAGGCTCGGCAACAGAAATTGATGTCAAGTTGAGCGATAACGCAAATACAGATAAAGAAATGCAGAAAATACGTACTTTACTCGCCCCTGCATATGAACAGTTGGAACTCTATAGCTGGAAAGAAATGGCAAAGGATTACCTGGCAGCATTGGCTGCAGACCAGGGTAGCTCCAACCTGATCCTTTTTTTGGTTTTTATCATCGCTGCCGTCGGTGTTTCAAATACGATGCTGATGGCCATTCAAGAAAGGATACGGGAACTGGGGACTATGCGCGCGCTCGGCCTGAGTGACCGGAAAATACGTGCCCTGTTTCTCTTTGAGGCTGGAGGTATCGGCTTGATCGGGTCTGTCCTCGGTGTACTGCTTGGAATCCTAGGCAACTTTTATCTGGTACATACTGGAATAGATTTTAGCTGGGTTATGCGGGATATAGATATCGGCTACAGAATCCAAAGTGTTTTACGCGGGGCCTGGAGTATCAAATCGATGGGTATTGCCTTTCTCTCGGGAATCGTCCTTTCCATGCTTGTTGCCTTGATACCTGTAAGAAGGGCTCTTCGCATGGATATACCCTCTTGCCTGCATCATCAGTAA
- a CDS encoding pirin family protein, with product MTVRPIKRITGGSVSYDGAGVKLVRIFGYNDVTDFDPFLLLDAFDSTDSADYIKGFPWHPHRGIETVTYLISGKIEHGDSLKNSGTINDGCCQWMTAGNGIIHQEMPKPCPRMLGTQLWINIAQKDKMTEPAYRDIRSEQIPVHLDEIAEVKILSGTYKGISGPLQGDYVKTTYLDVRLEANKLWSCNVAPANTVFCYILEGSALFGESPREEIGSHRAVLFGEGDTIQATSGDQGVRFLLIGGQPLHEPIAWSGPIVMNTQEELDLAQQELQRGTFIKHAR from the coding sequence ATGACGGTAAGGCCAATAAAACGTATCACAGGGGGTTCAGTAAGTTACGATGGGGCTGGTGTCAAACTAGTCAGGATCTTCGGCTATAACGACGTTACCGACTTCGACCCTTTCCTTCTGTTGGATGCCTTTGATTCTACCGACAGTGCCGATTATATAAAGGGATTTCCTTGGCATCCCCACAGAGGCATTGAAACGGTAACCTATCTCATTTCAGGGAAAATCGAGCACGGTGACAGCCTGAAAAACTCCGGGACTATCAATGACGGGTGTTGCCAATGGATGACTGCAGGCAATGGCATTATTCATCAGGAGATGCCCAAACCTTGCCCCAGAATGCTAGGGACCCAACTCTGGATAAATATTGCCCAAAAAGACAAAATGACAGAACCGGCCTACCGTGATATCCGCTCGGAACAAATTCCTGTGCATTTGGATGAAATTGCCGAAGTAAAAATACTCTCTGGAACCTATAAGGGAATTTCAGGACCATTGCAGGGTGATTATGTAAAAACAACCTATCTGGATGTAAGACTTGAGGCAAACAAGCTCTGGTCGTGTAACGTTGCACCCGCAAATACAGTATTCTGCTATATCCTAGAAGGTTCTGCCCTGTTTGGGGAAAGCCCCAGGGAGGAAATCGGTTCCCATCGAGCCGTTCTCTTCGGTGAGGGCGATACCATCCAGGCAACATCGGGCGATCAAGGGGTACGGTTTTTGCTCATCGGGGGACAGCCCCTCCACGAACCTATTGCCTGGAGCGGCCCTATAGTCATGAATACCCAAGAGGAATTGGATCTTGCCCAACAGGAATTACAGCGGGGAACATTTATCAAACATGCCAGATAA
- a CDS encoding ferritin, with protein MLDKAVVKLINEQINKELFSSYLYLDIANFYAIKGLSGYENWFKVQAQEEMDHALLFKTYLLNNGYAVELGAIADPTKKYGNFKDPLVESLKHEQFVTASINTIYDAAMQVKDYRTLQFLDWFVKEQGEEEKNSEDNILKFDLYGSDAKSLYMLDQELKARMYTPPSLVI; from the coding sequence ATGTTGGACAAAGCCGTAGTGAAACTAATTAACGAACAGATTAACAAAGAGTTATTTTCTTCCTATCTATATCTTGACATTGCAAACTTTTATGCAATCAAGGGATTATCAGGTTATGAAAACTGGTTCAAAGTTCAAGCGCAGGAAGAAATGGATCATGCACTTTTGTTCAAGACCTATTTGCTGAACAACGGGTATGCCGTAGAATTGGGAGCCATTGCAGACCCAACCAAAAAATATGGAAATTTTAAAGACCCCTTGGTAGAATCGTTGAAACACGAACAGTTTGTCACTGCCTCGATCAATACAATCTATGATGCGGCAATGCAGGTCAAAGACTACAGAACCCTGCAATTCCTCGATTGGTTTGTAAAAGAACAGGGAGAAGAGGAGAAAAACTCCGAGGATAACATCCTAAAGTTTGACCTCTACGGTTCGGATGCAAAGTCATTGTACATGCTCGACCAGGAACTCAAGGCGAGAATGTATACTCCACCATCACTGGTAATATAG